Genomic DNA from Manihot esculenta cultivar AM560-2 chromosome 15, M.esculenta_v8, whole genome shotgun sequence:
TTTCTCCAGAGAGGAAACCCCATAAGTGAGTAATTACATACCAGCAAACTAAACTGCAAATCCTTCTACTCCTCTGTAGTTTCCTTTCTCATCTGGGTGGGCACGATGTCCTGAAGAAGCCCATGGTCTCTAAAGAAGGAAGCTGATGAAGGACCAAACCGTCTCTCTTGAAGAAAACTTGGAGAAAACGGGGGATAGAAACTACTACTACTAGTGCTAATATTCAGAGAAGGTGATGAGCTATACATGTAGGCATGTTGCTGTTGCTGGTACTGAGGTTGTGGAATAACAAAAGAAGTTGCAGCACCGAAACCACCTGAATCTGGCAAAAGTCCGATACTTCCCCGAGGGGTTATGGGACTTGGATGCGTGTGTTGTCCTTCATAGGTTGTAACAACTATGGTGGGATCTTCAGATGATCTCTCTACTCTCTTCTTCACCCCGCATCCTGCACTAGTGCAACGATAATAGCTCCTGAAAAGTAATAATACATGAACAAACCTTTTTAACACAACATCATCCAAAAGCTTTGCATATTCCTGCAACTTGGCAACCCACCAAGTAATAACACTACttaattaatgtatttataCATACACATACACACACGTACACATATATATCAAAGAAACATTAGGGGACGAGATGGGGGATTCCGTTGATACCTAGGATAAGGGCTGTTTTTCACTGCTTTCTGGCCGTACTTCCTCCATCTATATCCATCATCTAGGTGATCAACTTCGCTCTTTGTCATGAAAGCAAATCTTGGCTCTCTTTGCCTTTTCTGGTTCTTCTTCTTGGGTTTCAACCTAAACCCATAAAACATTATACTTTCAGTATAAGAAAGTGAAACAATAAAAAATCCATAAATCTCACAATCAAGTTTAATTgcagaaaaaagaataaaacccATATCCGCAATAGACTTGTGGCTGCCTGTTTCTTGTTTCATATATCCAAAAAGTAGCCAGCTAACGACACACACGACAAATAAAGCAAAAATCTAGAAAGAAAAGAAGCCTGATATCATCTTCTTGAACACTCACTGTTTCTTGTTCTTTTCTTGATCCAGCTCTTCTTCATCTCCAGCTTTAGCTTGTGCCTCATTTCCTGGTTCATTCGAGGATGAAGAGATGGAGGAGGAGTTAGGAGTGGCCGGAGTGTTCAAGACCTCGGATGATTCGGGAACAGTAGACGCCGGTGAAGGTAAGGGTTGGTGAGGAACAATCGGAGGCTGAAACCAATCGAATAAAGAAGTACCAAAATCTTGGTTGCTATCAAGCAAGTCCATGATGCCTAAAGAGGCTTTATCAccgatatcacatggcatcatGTCAAAGATGCTGGCTGATGTTGGGGTTGTGGATGATAAAGCAAAACTAGTGGAAAGCTCCTCCGTGATGAATGTGGAATTTGCCATGGAAATCTCAGTCTTTATCATTTGCTCGGCTCTCTTCTCCATAGAAATTTGATACAATCTGtgtatttatatcaaaagaacaTATTCTGCTTCTTCATTTGAGTATGGCACTTGTTctccttttctctttcttcgcctttttgaagtttttttattacaaaaaaaaaaaaaaaaaagactgaaGAAGCAATTGAGACTCTTTTCGGCCTAGTGTGAATGGTCACTGGCTCGGATTTTGGACAACAGCTTGGAGTAAGGAGGTTCCCATTGGCTCATGACCGCTATTTGCCGGTTATCTCTGGTACGGAGGCAGTGGATTTGGGCCGGTGTTTCCCATTGATTGCGTGGACCGCTGCTGTGCCCACGTCTTTCCCACGCGGACATTTTGACTGGTTTCACCGGTTGCGCTTAACGGGACACGTAGATCGGTGAAAAGAAAGTTTCCATAGCTCGTTTACAAATGGACAAAGTGATCACTGGCCGGGCCCCATTTTTGAGTTCCTCTCTCTAGGATCTATTCTCTCCTCCTCTTAAATTTAAACGGTAGAAGATAATTACTTGAAATTACCCGAGTACCCCTCAATTTCAATAATTGAAGTACAATTTCGT
This window encodes:
- the LOC110601688 gene encoding probable WRKY transcription factor 48, encoding MEKRAEQMIKTEISMANSTFITEELSTSFALSSTTPTSASIFDMMPCDIGDKASLGIMDLLDSNQDFGTSLFDWFQPPIVPHQPLPSPASTVPESSEVLNTPATPNSSSISSSSNEPGNEAQAKAGDEEELDQEKNKKQLKPKKKNQKRQREPRFAFMTKSEVDHLDDGYRWRKYGQKAVKNSPYPRSYYRCTSAGCGVKKRVERSSEDPTIVVTTYEGQHTHPSPITPRGSIGLLPDSGGFGAATSFVIPQPQYQQQQHAYMYSSSPSLNISTSSSSFYPPFSPSFLQERRFGPSSASFFRDHGLLQDIVPTQMRKETTEE